The sequence ATCATTACACTGGGAATTGACCGTCTATTTCTTCTGTTTCTAGAGATAATCGAATTCCGTTACGGCTGACGATCAAATAATACATGAAAAATATACAGCGTTTTTTATGCTGGTGAGGCACAGTAACAGCAATGAGAGAACCAGTTCCTTAAGTCGCTCGATGACACCTGGGAGAAAGCTTCATCAATAGCTTTGGCAAGTTCTGGATAACTGCGTGCCTTAATCGAACGCAGAATGCTCTTAATCTTTGAAAAGCAATTCTCGATAGGCGAAAAGTCTGGTGAGTAAGGGGGTAGGAAAATTAGCTTGGCTCCTGCATCCTCAATCAAATTTCTAACGTCTTCACCCAGATGAATAGAGCAGTTATCCAGGATGACACAGGCACCTTTCCATAACTTAGGCACAAGTTTCTGGGAAATAAAGGCTTCAAAGGTCAGTCCATCAGTTGACCCCATGAGATTGCAGTAAGTCACGACCTCCCGCAGACTAATCGCCCCTAGAATCGAGACTCGTTTCCCTCGCTGGCTTGGACGCTTGCCATGTGCTCGTCTGCCTTTCGG is a genomic window of Leptolyngbya sp. 'hensonii' containing:
- a CDS encoding transposase; this encodes PKGRRAHGKRPSQRGKRVSILGAISLREVVTYCNLMGSTDGLTFEAFISQKLVPKLWKGACVILDNCSIHLGEDVRNLIEDAGAKLIFLPPYSPDFSPIENCFSKIKSILRSIKARSYPELAKAIDEAFSQVSSSDLRNWFSHCCYCASPA